One genomic window of Candidatus Eremiobacteraceae bacterium includes the following:
- a CDS encoding CvpA family protein, producing the protein MTWIDGMVLLTVAVAFYCGWRAGLVAEFFDLGSLVVAALLAGTWSGGFASGLPPTWPLSEAARHLMAFWFVFLLVYGLMRALGWFLARYREWPARFWVSGIGGGLVASVKVLAALFVLLYLALFVPIDAQVRDTLRHSPIASWFDTYYPPINDAVIGMSPRVYRFIVRPYMLHHRL; encoded by the coding sequence ATGACCTGGATCGACGGAATGGTACTGCTGACGGTCGCGGTGGCGTTCTACTGCGGCTGGCGCGCCGGACTCGTCGCCGAATTCTTCGATCTTGGTTCGCTCGTGGTCGCCGCGCTGCTCGCCGGCACGTGGTCGGGCGGGTTTGCCAGCGGGCTACCGCCGACGTGGCCGCTGTCTGAGGCGGCGCGACACCTGATGGCGTTCTGGTTCGTTTTCCTCCTCGTGTACGGTTTGATGCGCGCGCTCGGCTGGTTCCTCGCGCGTTATCGCGAGTGGCCAGCGCGGTTCTGGGTCAGCGGGATCGGCGGCGGCCTGGTGGCATCGGTGAAGGTGCTCGCCGCGCTCTTCGTGCTGCTCTACCTCGCGCTCTTCGTGCCGATCGATGCGCAGGTGCGCGATACCTTGCGTCATTCGCCCATCGCGAGCTGGTTCGACACGTATTATCCGCCGATCAACGACGCCGTCATCGGCATGTCGCCGCGAGTCTACCGCTTTATCGTGCGCCCGTACATGCTCCACCACCGCCTCTAG